Proteins encoded in a region of the Zunongwangia endophytica genome:
- the ruvX gene encoding Holliday junction resolvase RuvX: protein MARVMALDYGVKRTGIAVTDELQMIASGLTTIATSELLVFLEDYFKKEKVETVVVGEPKQKDNSASESEVFITEFLKKFTEKFPNIKLVRVDERFTSKMAFQTMIDSGLKKKKRQNKALVDEVSATIILQSYLY from the coding sequence ATGGCAAGAGTAATGGCACTAGATTATGGAGTAAAAAGAACAGGAATAGCTGTTACCGATGAGCTCCAAATGATTGCCAGCGGTCTTACAACGATAGCTACTTCAGAGCTTTTGGTCTTTTTAGAAGATTATTTCAAAAAAGAAAAAGTAGAGACTGTTGTCGTGGGAGAGCCTAAACAAAAGGATAATTCTGCCAGTGAAAGTGAAGTTTTTATCACTGAATTTTTAAAGAAATTTACGGAGAAATTTCCTAATATTAAGCTCGTAAGAGTAGATGAGCGCTTTACCAGTAAGATGGCTTTTCAAACAATGATTGATAGCGGACTCAAAAAGAAAAAGCGCCAGAATAAAGCTTTAGTCGATGAGGTAAGTGCTACCATCATACTTCAATCCTATCTTTATTAA